The following coding sequences are from one Canis lupus dingo isolate Sandy chromosome 21, ASM325472v2, whole genome shotgun sequence window:
- the KCNE3 gene encoding potassium voltage-gated channel subfamily E member 3, whose product METTNGTETWYESLHAVLKALNATLHSNLLCRPGSDNLTGERRASLPGRDDNSYMYILFVMFLFAATVGSLILGYTRSRKVDKRSDPYHVYIKNRVSMI is encoded by the coding sequence ATGGAGACCACCAACGGGACTGAGACCTGGTATGAGAGCCTGCACGCAGTGCTGAAGGCTCTAAACGCCACTCTTCACAGCAACTTGCTCTGCCGGCCAGGGTCAGACAACCTGACTGGGGAGCGGCGGGCCAGCCTACCTGGCCGTGATGACAACTCCTACATGTACATTCTCTTTGTCATGTTTCTATTTGCTGCCACCGTGGGCAGCCTCATCCTGGGATATACCCGCTCCCGCAAAGTGGACAAACGCAGTGACCCCTATCATGTGTATATCAAGAACCGTGTGTCTATGATCTGA